The following nucleotide sequence is from Acidobacteriota bacterium.
AGGAAGGCGACGACTCTGCGACCACGGCGACGAGGAACAGGAACGCCGCCGCCGACCTGACGGCTCGGCGGACCCACCGGTACGTGATGCTCGACATGGGGATCTCCTCCGTGAGAGTGAGCGATCGAACGGCTCACTCTACGGTCCAGGGCCATGGCGTGGAATCCGGCAGACGCATCATTCTCGTGATGCATCTGCATCAGCCGCGGCGTGGTGCGGAGATCAGATGATGCGGTTGCGGAGGGCGAGGGAGACGGCTTCGAGCTTGCTGTGCACGTCGAGCTTGCCGAGGATGTGCTGGACGTGATTCCGGACGGTGGAGACGCTGATAAAGAGCGAGTCGGCGATCTTCTCGGTGCTGACCCCCTGGGACAGCAGCCGCAGCACCTCGATCTCCCGTCCCGTGAGCGAGGCCGGAGCCGGGGCGGCCGGAGCGGGATTCCCGGGAAGGGCCGGCACGCGGGGCGCCGGCGAGGTCTCGAGGATGCGCCGGATGAGCTGGTCCGCCTCGCGCCCACGATCCACCGGCTGGAAGATGTGGACGAGGGTGAACCGCCCGGGCCTCGATCCGGGGAGGGTCAGGATCGAGAACGAGACGCGAGGCGTTCCCCCTGCGGCCGTCCGGATGTCCATCTCGAAGTGGCGGATCGGCTCGCGCCGGCGGACCATCTCGACGAGGGTGCAGTTGGCGTCGCAGAACCGGTTGCCGAAGACATCGGTGCCGCAGATGACCTCGTGGCACTCCTTTCCGAGGACCGACGCGGCGTCCCGCCCGAGCAGACGCTCGGCGGCCTTGTTCCAGATGACGACGCGACCTTCCTCGTCCGTGGCGAAGGCGGCGTCGGCCGTGCTCGCCACGACGTCCAGAGGGTCATCGACGGGCTTCGGGGACATTCTGCCCTCCGACGGGGGGATTCGCGGCCCGGGAGTATAACTCAGGCCGGATCGCGGATGAACGAGCGAGCGGCCGCCTCGCGATGCAGCCCGGCGATGGCGTCGATCGGGAGATCGCGGGCGAGGAGGCGGTTCTCGACGCTCTGATCGGTGCTGGACACGGTCGTGTTGTCGGTGCAGATCGCCACGGGGACGCCGGCGTCGAGGAAATCGAGGATGGGATGCCGCGTGCCCCGCTTCACCGCGCCCGTCTGGTAGTTCGAGGTCAGGCAGCACTCCATCACGATCCGGTCCTTCGCGAGGCGGCGCATCAGCTCCCTGTCGCGGACCGCAGAGCAGCCGTGGCCGATCCTCTGGACGCCCAGGCGATCGACCGACTGCCAGACCATCTCCGGCGCCTCGTCCTCGCCGGCGTGCGCGGTGAGCCCCAGCCCCCCCTTCCGCGCGATCTCGTACGCCTCGGCGAACAGGTGAGGGGGGTTCCCGCGCTCGGCCCCGGCGATGTCGAAGCCCACGACGCCGCTGTTCTTGTGGAACTGTTGCGCCTCGGCGATCGCCTGGCGCGCGAGGATCTTCGCGATGTGCGGGCCGTGGTGGCGCATCGCGATGATGATGAGCCCCACCTTGATCCCGCGGGTCGCGGCGCCGCGATTGAGGCCCGTGAGGACCGCGCGGATCGCCTGCCTCAGCGTCAGTCCGGCGTAGGTGTGGATGACCGGCGAGTAGCGGAGCTCGAGAACCCGCACGTTGTGCGACGCGGCCTCGTCGACGATCGCCTGCGTGGCCTCGACGATGTTCTCGTAGAACTGCGTGATCCAGAGCGGGTAGTGGAACTTGTCGAGGTACGCGAGGAGCGTCCCCTCCTCGTCTTTCTGGATCGCGAGGAGACGCTCCATCTCCTCGAAGGTGGCGACGGGGTTCAGCCCGTGCTGCACCATCAGGCGCCACGTCAGGGCGATGGGGATCGATCCGTCCACGTGCTGGTGGAGCTCGGTCTTCGGGATGCGCGCGATCGCCTCGTCGACGGCCCGGGCCGCGCGGCGTCCGTCGAGCGGGGAGGTCACCTCTTCGTCTGGGGGAGGGGTTCCCGCGGGAGGGGCCGTGACGTCGTCGCGCACGGCGGGATTCTCGCCTCGCGGCCGGCGAAGCGCAAGGGCGCTTCGAGGTGGCGGCCCGTCAGTCGGCGTGCGGGTAGGCCATCTCGCCGGCGCGGATCGCGACGTCGAGGGTGTTCTCCTTCGGCGGGATCGGGCACGAGTACCACGGGGAGTAGTTGCAGTAGGGGTTGATCGAGCGGTTGAAGTCGAGGAGGTGGGCCGAGTCGGGCCCCTCGTACTTCAACTCGAGGAACCGGCCGTTGGCGTAAGTCTCGTGGCCGTTCGTGGCGTCCCGGAACGGGACGAAGAGCGTCGTCCCCTGGCCGATCTTCGCGGCCGGTGCGAGGGCCGTCAGCGCAAGCGGCTTGCCGTCGACGGTGAAGCGGAAGATCCCGAAGCGATAGTAGTCGCGCGCCGCGCCGTCGCTCGTCGCGACGCCAATCTTGTCCGGCTCCGCGATGGGCTCGAGCTTCGCGCGGATCTGGAGGGCGGGGTCCGGGGGGAACCACCGGAATCCGGTGAAGGCCTCGTGCGCGGGGGAGTTCGGATCGTAGAGGGCGATCTGCCCCCCCTTCGCGCTCCCCGTGGCGAGGAGGAAGAAACGGCCCATGCCGACGATCTCCCCCGCCGCGATCCTCCGGATGCCGCTCAGCACCTCGCCGTCTCCCGGCACGACGTCGCCATCCGGCGCCTGGCGGCGCACTCTCAGCGCGCCGCCCCCCTTCACCGCGGTGGCGAAGACCCCCGAGCCGTTGACGAGGATGTTGACGACGTCGGGCTTCGTGGTGTTGGGATCGATCTCGATCGAATCGTCGTCCGCCCCCGCCCGCGTCACCTTGTTCGCGTCGATCGTGTGGACGCCGAGTGACGTCAACGGGGAAATCCTCAGCCCCTTGAAGTACTGATCGCGTTTTCGCTGCCGCTCCGCGATCGCGGCCCTCGCGTCGGCGGGGGCGGGCGCCGTCGCGGCGGACTGAGGCTTCGTGGGGTCGCCGGTCCATGGCGCGCGATCCGCCGGAAGCGCTCGCCCCGGGAAGGCCGCGGCGATCGCGAGGGCGGACGCCGCGAGGAAGACTTCACGTCGCGCGCGCATGTCAGTGGTGGGCGGGATACGTCATCTCGCCCGCGCGGATCGGGACGGTGAGCGTGTTCTCGGCCGGCGGGATCGGGCAGTTGTAGAAGGGGGAGTAGTTGCAGCTCGGGTTCCCCGCGTCGTTGAAGTCGATGATGTACCGCGCGTCCGGGGTCTTGAACTTCATGTTGAGGTAGCGCCCC
It contains:
- a CDS encoding PAS and helix-turn-helix domain-containing protein codes for the protein MSPKPVDDPLDVVASTADAAFATDEEGRVVIWNKAAERLLGRDAASVLGKECHEVICGTDVFGNRFCDANCTLVEMVRRREPIRHFEMDIRTAAGGTPRVSFSILTLPGSRPGRFTLVHIFQPVDRGREADQLIRRILETSPAPRVPALPGNPAPAAPAPASLTGREIEVLRLLSQGVSTEKIADSLFISVSTVRNHVQHILGKLDVHSKLEAVSLALRNRII
- the add gene encoding adenosine deaminase, giving the protein MRDDVTAPPAGTPPPDEEVTSPLDGRRAARAVDEAIARIPKTELHQHVDGSIPIALTWRLMVQHGLNPVATFEEMERLLAIQKDEEGTLLAYLDKFHYPLWITQFYENIVEATQAIVDEAASHNVRVLELRYSPVIHTYAGLTLRQAIRAVLTGLNRGAATRGIKVGLIIIAMRHHGPHIAKILARQAIAEAQQFHKNSGVVGFDIAGAERGNPPHLFAEAYEIARKGGLGLTAHAGEDEAPEMVWQSVDRLGVQRIGHGCSAVRDRELMRRLAKDRIVMECCLTSNYQTGAVKRGTRHPILDFLDAGVPVAICTDNTTVSSTDQSVENRLLARDLPIDAIAGLHREAAARSFIRDPA
- a CDS encoding DUF1684 domain-containing protein encodes the protein MRARREVFLAASALAIAAAFPGRALPADRAPWTGDPTKPQSAATAPAPADARAAIAERQRKRDQYFKGLRISPLTSLGVHTIDANKVTRAGADDDSIEIDPNTTKPDVVNILVNGSGVFATAVKGGGALRVRRQAPDGDVVPGDGEVLSGIRRIAAGEIVGMGRFFLLATGSAKGGQIALYDPNSPAHEAFTGFRWFPPDPALQIRAKLEPIAEPDKIGVATSDGAARDYYRFGIFRFTVDGKPLALTALAPAAKIGQGTTLFVPFRDATNGHETYANGRFLELKYEGPDSAHLLDFNRSINPYCNYSPWYSCPIPPKENTLDVAIRAGEMAYPHAD